The Psychrobacter sp. LV10R520-6 genome includes a region encoding these proteins:
- a CDS encoding alkene reductase, which translates to MTQPIPNTNTLFSSVKLGPYTLKNRIVMPALTRSRSTQPDNIPNELMASYYAQRASAGFMVTEGTQIEPRGQGYAWTPGIHSQAQIEGWKKTTQAIHAKGGIIFAQLWHVGRVSHTSLQPNAAQPIGPSAITADNVKVFIETGPGEGALDDPSAPRALSTDEVGELVNMYAQAARNALEAGFDGVELHCANGYLVNQFISEHSNTRDDQYGGSLTNRLRFLKEIVAAVSDVVGADRLGVRFAPLFTSTNETRVYLGLVESDPHNTYVEAVKVLEQAGIAYLSIAEADWDNAPDLPESFYQAVRAEFSGRIIYAGKYTVEKAVNMLSKDYGDLFAFGRPFLANPDLPERIANNWPLNEADPTTMYGGTDIGYSDYPYYQNS; encoded by the coding sequence ATGACACAACCTATTCCAAATACCAACACTTTATTTTCATCTGTAAAACTTGGACCTTATACGCTCAAAAATCGTATTGTGATGCCAGCGTTGACACGCTCTCGCAGCACACAACCTGACAATATTCCTAACGAGTTGATGGCGAGCTACTATGCCCAGCGCGCCTCAGCAGGCTTTATGGTAACCGAGGGCACACAGATTGAGCCAAGAGGCCAAGGCTACGCATGGACACCAGGTATACACTCACAAGCCCAAATTGAAGGCTGGAAAAAAACAACGCAAGCCATACACGCTAAAGGCGGTATTATTTTTGCTCAGCTTTGGCACGTAGGCCGCGTGTCTCACACCAGCTTACAACCAAACGCAGCCCAACCTATCGGGCCTTCTGCTATAACTGCTGATAATGTAAAAGTATTTATCGAAACAGGCCCAGGCGAAGGTGCTTTAGATGATCCAAGCGCGCCACGTGCCCTTAGCACGGACGAGGTTGGCGAGCTAGTAAATATGTACGCCCAAGCAGCACGCAATGCATTAGAAGCTGGCTTTGATGGTGTAGAACTTCATTGTGCTAATGGTTACTTAGTGAATCAGTTTATCTCTGAGCACAGCAATACACGTGATGACCAATATGGGGGTTCGCTGACCAATCGTCTGCGCTTCTTAAAAGAGATCGTCGCAGCTGTCAGTGACGTCGTTGGTGCTGATCGTCTGGGTGTGCGGTTTGCGCCTTTATTTACCAGTACCAACGAGACCCGCGTGTATTTAGGTCTGGTAGAATCAGACCCTCACAACACTTATGTTGAAGCGGTCAAAGTGCTCGAACAAGCGGGCATTGCTTACTTATCAATTGCTGAAGCCGATTGGGATAATGCTCCTGATTTACCGGAGTCATTTTATCAAGCGGTCAGAGCAGAGTTTTCAGGACGTATTATCTATGCAGGTAAATATACTGTAGAGAAGGCAGTCAATATGTTATCTAAAGATTATGGTGATTTATTTGCCTTTGGTCGTCCTTTTCTTGCTAATCCCGACTTACCTGAGCGCATAGCCAATAACTGGCCACTCAATGAGGCCGATCCTACCACTATGTATGGCGGCACTGACATTGGTTATAGTGATTACCCTTATTACCAAAATAGTTAA
- a CDS encoding Xaa-Pro aminopeptidase: MIISAINQRVTNKRLGITVMSATLSIFLTACSTLPTTGAAHKATSSLTSNPLIAEMPVIDRQGSIAYVEEQGAGAAKISTLYSIRPDGSDRQLIEQLNGYIYAPAWSTDGQLLAYSKQIPRQSPKIYIYDRNSKTNNLVVNANGSNLSASFSPDGQKMLYSSTVIGNADIYEMRLKDGSTTQLTTLPSTEVQPSYAADGKSFVYVSDKVRAGRPRIYRYDFASGNATKISTGGYAASPQLSFDGTRMAYLNGRQAAVMTLSTGQVVNLAETGLDEPARLSPSGSYAVYPTRNMQGSAQKGGSLVIRSLSGGTSYTISSKAGGVVRSPTWGR; encoded by the coding sequence ATGATTATCTCTGCTATCAATCAGCGTGTCACCAATAAGCGCCTTGGTATTACCGTTATGAGCGCTACTCTCAGTATTTTCTTGACGGCTTGTAGTACATTACCAACGACAGGCGCTGCGCACAAAGCGACGAGTAGTCTAACCAGTAACCCGCTCATAGCGGAGATGCCTGTAATAGATCGCCAAGGAAGTATTGCTTATGTAGAGGAGCAAGGCGCAGGTGCTGCCAAAATATCTACGCTTTATAGTATTCGTCCTGATGGTAGCGATAGACAATTAATTGAGCAACTTAACGGCTATATCTATGCGCCGGCGTGGTCAACCGATGGGCAGCTATTGGCATACAGTAAGCAAATACCGCGCCAGTCGCCAAAAATTTATATCTATGATCGCAATAGTAAAACGAATAATCTAGTGGTCAATGCTAACGGTAGCAATTTATCGGCGTCATTCTCACCGGATGGACAGAAAATGCTCTATAGCTCGACGGTTATTGGCAATGCCGATATCTACGAGATGCGTTTAAAGGATGGCAGTACCACCCAGCTTACCACGCTACCGAGTACTGAAGTTCAGCCCAGCTACGCTGCTGATGGTAAAAGCTTCGTCTATGTCAGTGATAAGGTTCGCGCTGGCCGTCCACGTATCTATCGTTATGACTTTGCGAGCGGCAACGCCACTAAGATATCTACTGGCGGCTATGCTGCCAGTCCGCAGCTGAGTTTTGACGGCACGCGCATGGCTTATCTGAACGGTCGGCAAGCGGCGGTCATGACTCTATCAACCGGGCAAGTCGTCAATCTAGCAGAAACCGGTCTTGATGAGCCAGCACGTTTATCACCCAGTGGCAGTTATGCCGTTTATCCAACGCGAAATATGCAGGGCAGCGCACAAAAGGGTGGTAGCCTAGTCATACGGTCATTGTCTGGCGGTACAAGCTATACTATCAGTAGTAAGGCAGGTGGAGTAGTGCGGTCACCGACGTGGGGACGTTAA
- a CDS encoding nucleoid-associated protein: MINSENEQIIEIVETLNSAFSNRTINRAVLSEIELGFKSTIDDFENIDLLTVSQLLCTNLYQQIFNLSSAKGGYLVFTLYRVASHNYLGVFFVRKTTGSNIEFQNPNNSWDLELVRYLDVKHFAMGVRINISNLLNNPDSRYLQLVKGNTNVSDYFTNWIGISNPVSENIDAGNLFEIINNIELDEGVDRDEVKRQVYNYAKNQSNRLVNIRSLSEYVFEDPNKIIDYCDSQNIEISHEFKLKGKFLNKFYKITAQADGIWIQANYDKFNEEDIRILDDNETILIKSQDLVRIINEQKHRSTDYDD; encoded by the coding sequence TTGATAAACTCCGAGAATGAACAAATAATTGAAATAGTAGAAACGCTTAATAGTGCCTTTTCTAATAGAACTATCAATAGAGCAGTTCTTTCCGAGATAGAATTAGGCTTTAAATCAACTATTGATGATTTTGAAAACATTGATTTATTAACTGTGTCACAATTATTATGTACAAACTTATATCAACAAATATTTAATCTATCTAGTGCTAAAGGAGGTTATCTAGTATTTACTCTTTATAGAGTTGCTAGCCATAACTACCTTGGAGTATTCTTTGTCCGTAAGACAACAGGTTCAAATATCGAGTTTCAAAATCCTAACAATAGTTGGGATTTGGAACTTGTTCGATACCTTGATGTTAAACACTTCGCTATGGGCGTCAGAATCAATATAAGCAATTTATTAAATAATCCAGATTCTAGATACCTACAGTTGGTTAAGGGTAACACTAATGTCTCAGATTATTTTACAAACTGGATAGGTATCTCGAATCCAGTTTCAGAAAATATAGATGCTGGAAATTTATTTGAAATAATTAATAATATTGAATTAGATGAAGGTGTAGATAGAGACGAAGTTAAGAGGCAAGTCTATAACTATGCTAAAAACCAGAGTAATAGACTTGTTAATATTAGAAGTCTAAGCGAATATGTTTTTGAAGACCCTAATAAAATTATAGATTATTGTGATTCGCAAAATATAGAAATTAGTCATGAGTTTAAACTAAAAGGTAAGTTTTTAAATAAATTTTACAAAATTACTGCTCAAGCTGATGGGATTTGGATACAAGCAAATTATGATAAATTCAATGAAGAAGATATTCGAATTTTAGATGATAATGAAACAATTCTCATTAAGTCACAAGATTTAGTAAGAATTATTAATGAACAGAAACATAGGAGTACTGATTACGATGACTGA
- a CDS encoding IS3 family transposase (programmed frameshift), which translates to MPRYSEERKQAILNKLQPPLNLSIAEVSRNEGIGLQTLYNWRNQARQQGQPMPGNKRTPNDWSSATKLATVIETGSLSEAELSEYCRRKGLYSEQIKAWRSDALKGFSSSKQQSLKDKRQQQTDRKHIKQLQRELARKEKALAETAALLVLRKKLGCVLGGARGRLTLLPERKQYLAWIQDANQSGARINLACEEVGISLRTYRRWYRAGQVSWDKRLDAIRPVPKNKLSASEQAAIIAVCNLPRFASLPPTQIVPTLLDEGLYYGSESTFYRVLKQHQQLNHRGRSLAPRVSKAPKTFTATGPCQVFCWDITYLPSPVRGQFYYLYMIEDVYSRKIVGWEVHDHESGTLAAELLQRTLISENALHTGVVLHSDNGAPMKAQTMRMKAYELGVVTSYSRPRVSNDNPFAESLFKTCKYRPNWPTQGFESLNDARRWVLTFTRWYNYEHKHSQLRFVTPNQRHTGEDVEILAQRKMTMDLAKAENPIRWGSKEVRNCSPVGPTTLNPVKEQKQDKLKAA; encoded by the exons ATGCCACGCTATAGTGAAGAACGTAAACAGGCGATATTAAACAAACTACAACCACCCTTGAACCTATCCATCGCCGAAGTCTCAAGAAATGAAGGCATTGGGCTACAAACTTTGTATAATTGGCGCAACCAAGCCCGACAACAAGGTCAGCCCATGCCTGGAAACAAGAGAACCCCCAATGACTGGTCAAGCGCGACCAAACTTGCCACCGTCATTGAAACCGGCAGTCTAAGCGAAGCCGAACTCAGTGAATACTGCCGCCGTAAAGGACTCTATAGCGAACAAATCAAAGCGTGGCGTAGCGACGCCCTAAAAGGCTTTAGTAGCAGCAAACAACAAAGCCTTAAAGATAAGCGTCAACAGCAGACGGATCGCAAACACATCAAACAGCTACAACGCGAGCTTGCCCGAAAAGAGAAAGCGTTGGCTGAAACCGCCGCTTTACTGGTGCTCAGAAAAAAGTTGG GATGCGTTTTGGGAGGAGCACGAGGACGACTGACCTTGCTGCCAGAGCGCAAACAATATCTAGCGTGGATACAAGACGCGAATCAGTCAGGTGCTAGAATTAACCTTGCCTGTGAAGAGGTTGGAATTAGCTTACGTACCTATCGGCGCTGGTACCGCGCGGGTCAGGTGAGCTGGGACAAGCGATTAGATGCCATACGTCCCGTACCGAAGAACAAGCTAAGCGCGTCTGAGCAAGCCGCGATCATTGCCGTGTGTAACCTGCCACGCTTTGCAAGCTTGCCGCCCACCCAGATTGTACCGACACTGCTTGATGAGGGGTTGTATTATGGTTCAGAGTCCACTTTTTACCGGGTACTTAAGCAACACCAACAACTCAATCATCGAGGTCGCAGTCTTGCCCCTCGAGTATCAAAGGCACCAAAGACCTTCACGGCGACAGGACCCTGCCAAGTGTTCTGCTGGGACATCACTTATTTGCCAAGCCCTGTTCGCGGGCAGTTTTATTATCTGTACATGATTGAGGATGTGTATAGCCGTAAGATTGTCGGTTGGGAAGTGCATGATCACGAGTCAGGAACACTGGCAGCCGAGCTGCTACAGCGTACGTTAATCAGTGAAAATGCGCTACACACGGGTGTGGTATTACACTCAGACAATGGCGCACCCATGAAAGCACAAACCATGCGTATGAAAGCGTATGAGCTTGGTGTGGTTACTTCTTATAGTAGACCGAGGGTAAGTAATGATAATCCGTTTGCAGAGTCGCTGTTTAAAACCTGTAAGTATCGCCCTAATTGGCCAACACAAGGCTTTGAAAGCCTGAATGATGCAAGACGATGGGTACTTACATTCACTCGCTGGTATAATTATGAGCATAAGCACAGTCAGCTTCGCTTTGTGACCCCCAATCAGCGCCACACGGGTGAAGATGTTGAGATATTAGCTCAGCGTAAGATGACGATGGATCTCGCTAAAGCTGAAAACCCTATACGTTGGGGCTCAAAAGAGGTTAGAAACTGCTCACCAGTTGGGCCGACGACATTGAACCCAGTAAAAGAGCAGAAACAGGATAAATTAAAAGCCGCTTAA
- a CDS encoding DUF2256 domain-containing protein, which yields MAHKKVNLPQKVCPVCQRPFSWRKKWEKDWEQVIYCSERCRRGKAHDDRISKH from the coding sequence ATGGCACATAAAAAAGTAAACCTACCGCAAAAAGTCTGCCCTGTCTGTCAGCGGCCCTTTAGCTGGCGTAAGAAGTGGGAAAAGGATTGGGAGCAGGTTATTTATTGTTCTGAGCGGTGTCGGCGGGGTAAGGCTCACGACGATAGAATAAGTAAGCACTAA
- a CDS encoding DUF2256 domain-containing protein, whose amino-acid sequence MAHKKKNVRKKECPVCQREFSWSKKLDKNWDSMVYCSDKCRRIKKYEGLDHQK is encoded by the coding sequence ATGGCGCACAAAAAAAAGAATGTACGGAAAAAAGAATGTCCTGTCTGCCAACGAGAGTTTAGCTGGAGCAAGAAGCTGGATAAAAACTGGGATAGTATGGTCTATTGCTCAGACAAATGTCGCCGGATTAAGAAGTATGAGGGCTTAGATCATCAGAAATAA
- a CDS encoding fasciclin domain-containing protein has protein sequence MKITKIATLGALAVSIAGLSACNNMMPQKEAAMKAPMHSQSMAKMNVVQLAQSNPDFSILVEAVQAAGLGSMLSDPNAHYTVFAPTNDAFMQALTETGRSKAQLFANKPLLTKILGYHVISGDMAMYAKDVKPGNVMTASNDTLMVTSQGMLMDEMGRTANIVKTDMAATNGVVHVIDKVLLPK, from the coding sequence ATGAAAATTACCAAAATCGCTACCCTAGGTGCATTAGCCGTATCAATAGCTGGACTTAGCGCCTGTAACAACATGATGCCACAAAAAGAGGCTGCAATGAAGGCGCCGATGCACAGCCAATCAATGGCAAAAATGAACGTGGTACAGCTTGCGCAAAGCAACCCTGACTTCTCAATACTAGTAGAAGCCGTACAAGCAGCAGGGCTTGGCAGTATGCTATCTGATCCTAACGCTCATTACACAGTATTTGCACCAACCAATGATGCCTTCATGCAAGCGTTGACTGAAACCGGCAGGAGCAAAGCGCAACTGTTTGCAAACAAACCACTATTAACTAAAATCTTAGGTTACCATGTCATCAGTGGTGATATGGCTATGTATGCCAAAGATGTTAAGCCTGGTAATGTTATGACAGCTAGCAATGATACCTTGATGGTAACCAGTCAAGGCATGTTGATGGATGAGATGGGACGTACTGCTAATATTGTGAAAACAGACATGGCAGCTACTAACGGTGTCGTACATGTCATCGATAAAGTGTTATTGCCTAAATAA
- the metH gene encoding methionine synthase, which yields MTSSTADNAPTFSATSAGDDFILTPPAVFPYKAQQLTARARITEQMALRILVLDGAMGTHIQNYKLEESDYRGERFADINQDVRGNNDLLVLSQPHMVKEIHSDHLAAGADIIETNSFNGTRLSMADYNMQYLVPELNKTAAKLAREAADEFTAKTPEKPRFVAGVLGPTSRTCSLSPDVNDPAFRNITFDELVLNYRESTLALMEGGVDIILIETIFDTLNAKAAIFAVTGVFDDIGFELPIMISGTITDASGRTLSGQTAEAFYNSVRHARPLSVGFNCALGADALRPHIQTLSNIANMYVSAHPNAGLPNEFGEYDQTPEETTALLEGFAKAGILNIVGGCCGTTPEHIRQIANMVAKFPPRVIPEIPPACRLSGLEPFNITPASLFVNVGERTNVTGSKKFLRLIKTEAYTEALDVARDQVEGGAQVVDINMDEGMLDSKQAMIHFVNLVSGEPDISRVPLMIDSSKWDIIEEGLKRIQGKSIVNSISLKEGHDEFVERARLCMRYGAAVIVMAFDEEGQADTYERKTGICQRSYDVLVNEVGFPSEDIIFDPNIFAVATGITDHNNYGADFINATRWITDNLPNAMVSGGVSNVSFSFRGNPIREAINSVFLYHTIKAGLTMGIVNPAMLELYDDIPKEARDAIEDVMFNRNQGETGQDATEQLMTVAENYSFGGKKKDSTVDLTWREDTVEKRIAHALVKGITTYIEADTKEAWEKYPKPLEVIEGPLMDGMNIVGDLFGAGKMFLPQVVKSARVMKQSVAWLNPYIEAEKVEGETKGRILMATVKGDVHDIGKNIVGVVLGCNGYDIVDMGVMVPCEKILDTALAEKVDIIGLSGLITPSLDEMVYVAKQMQERGITLPLMIGGATTSKAHTAVKVEPQYQNNGVIYVSDASRAVGVVTKLLSKENRQGLIDETRAEYIKVRERLAKRQPKAAKISYAESIKIGFKDDWDNYVPPTPNQQGQVILDDYPITNLLPYIDWTPFFISWGLAGKYPKILQDDVVGEAARDLFGNAEDMLKKMIDEKLIIAKGVFKLMPARRTGADTVTVYDNDPAQGGKPTYQFEHLRQQSDKASGKPNFSLADFISPSEAHTDYLGGFTVSMVGTEALAEEYKTNGDDYNAIMTQALSDRLAEAFAEHLHELIRKDYWGYQPEETLSKDEMIKEKYIGIRPAPGYPACPEHTEKGKLFEWLGTVDAIGTTLTESYAMWPASSVSGFYYSHPDSVYFNVGKISTDQLESYAERKDWDMKTAEKWLNPNM from the coding sequence ATGACCTCTTCTACAGCCGATAATGCTCCTACTTTTTCTGCCACATCAGCCGGTGATGATTTTATACTGACGCCGCCAGCGGTTTTTCCTTATAAGGCACAGCAGCTCACTGCCCGTGCGCGCATCACTGAACAAATGGCATTACGAATCTTAGTGCTAGATGGCGCGATGGGAACCCATATTCAGAACTATAAGCTTGAGGAGTCAGACTATCGCGGTGAGCGTTTTGCTGATATTAATCAAGATGTTCGAGGTAACAACGACTTATTGGTGCTCTCGCAACCACATATGGTAAAAGAGATTCATAGCGATCATCTTGCTGCTGGCGCAGACATCATCGAGACCAACAGCTTTAATGGCACGCGGCTGTCGATGGCCGACTACAATATGCAGTATCTGGTGCCAGAGCTAAACAAGACCGCCGCCAAACTTGCCCGCGAAGCCGCTGATGAATTCACCGCTAAGACGCCAGAAAAGCCACGCTTTGTCGCTGGGGTGTTGGGGCCAACATCACGTACCTGTTCGCTGTCGCCTGATGTTAATGACCCCGCCTTCCGTAATATTACCTTTGATGAGTTGGTACTTAATTACCGCGAGTCGACACTGGCGCTGATGGAAGGCGGCGTTGATATTATCCTAATCGAAACTATTTTCGATACCTTGAACGCCAAAGCAGCAATCTTTGCGGTAACCGGTGTATTTGATGATATCGGTTTTGAGTTGCCGATTATGATATCGGGTACGATTACCGATGCGTCGGGTCGCACGCTTTCAGGGCAAACAGCTGAGGCGTTTTATAACTCAGTCCGCCACGCCAGGCCGCTCTCTGTGGGCTTTAACTGTGCGCTAGGCGCTGATGCACTCAGACCACATATTCAAACGCTCTCCAATATTGCCAACATGTATGTCTCTGCGCATCCAAATGCGGGCTTGCCCAACGAGTTTGGTGAATACGACCAAACGCCAGAGGAAACCACTGCCCTACTCGAAGGCTTTGCCAAAGCGGGTATTTTGAATATCGTCGGTGGCTGCTGTGGTACCACACCTGAGCATATCCGCCAAATTGCCAATATGGTGGCTAAATTCCCGCCGCGTGTGATTCCTGAGATTCCACCTGCCTGCCGCTTATCCGGACTTGAGCCGTTTAACATCACCCCTGCAAGCTTGTTCGTCAACGTCGGGGAGCGTACCAACGTTACCGGCTCCAAGAAATTCTTGCGTTTGATTAAAACCGAAGCCTATACCGAAGCACTTGATGTCGCTCGTGACCAAGTCGAAGGCGGTGCGCAAGTCGTCGATATCAATATGGACGAGGGCATGCTCGACTCCAAACAGGCGATGATTCATTTCGTTAATTTGGTTTCGGGTGAGCCCGATATTAGCCGTGTGCCCTTGATGATTGATTCTTCTAAATGGGACATTATCGAAGAAGGTCTGAAGCGTATCCAAGGCAAATCAATTGTTAACTCCATCTCCTTAAAAGAAGGTCATGATGAGTTCGTCGAACGAGCGCGTCTCTGTATGCGTTACGGGGCAGCGGTCATCGTGATGGCCTTTGATGAAGAGGGGCAGGCCGACACCTACGAGCGCAAAACCGGCATCTGTCAGCGCAGCTATGATGTATTGGTCAATGAAGTGGGCTTTCCTTCAGAAGATATTATCTTTGATCCCAATATCTTTGCGGTTGCCACTGGTATCACTGATCATAATAACTACGGCGCCGACTTTATTAATGCCACACGTTGGATTACTGATAATCTGCCCAATGCTATGGTATCGGGCGGCGTGTCCAATGTCTCGTTCAGCTTCCGTGGTAACCCCATTCGTGAAGCCATTAACTCAGTATTCTTATATCACACTATCAAAGCTGGTCTAACCATGGGTATCGTTAACCCCGCCATGCTTGAGCTGTATGACGATATCCCTAAAGAAGCGCGCGATGCCATCGAAGATGTGATGTTCAATCGCAACCAAGGTGAGACGGGACAAGATGCTACTGAACAGTTGATGACCGTCGCTGAAAATTACAGCTTTGGTGGGAAGAAAAAAGACAGCACAGTCGATCTGACATGGCGTGAAGACACAGTCGAAAAACGCATTGCTCACGCCTTAGTCAAAGGTATCACTACTTATATTGAAGCGGATACCAAAGAGGCGTGGGAAAAATATCCCAAACCGCTTGAGGTCATTGAAGGGCCCTTGATGGATGGTATGAACATCGTTGGCGATTTATTTGGTGCGGGTAAAATGTTCTTACCACAAGTGGTCAAATCCGCTCGGGTGATGAAACAATCTGTCGCGTGGCTCAATCCCTACATCGAAGCCGAAAAAGTTGAAGGGGAAACCAAAGGTAGAATCCTCATGGCGACGGTCAAAGGCGATGTCCACGATATCGGCAAAAACATCGTCGGCGTGGTGCTCGGCTGTAATGGCTATGACATTGTCGATATGGGCGTGATGGTACCGTGTGAAAAAATCCTCGATACCGCGCTTGCTGAAAAAGTCGATATTATCGGGCTATCAGGCTTGATTACTCCTAGCCTCGATGAGATGGTCTATGTCGCCAAGCAAATGCAAGAGCGCGGCATAACCTTACCACTGATGATTGGCGGCGCGACCACGTCCAAAGCTCATACAGCCGTCAAAGTCGAACCACAATATCAAAACAACGGCGTCATCTATGTGTCTGATGCCTCACGCGCGGTCGGCGTGGTCACTAAATTGCTATCAAAAGAAAACCGCCAAGGCCTAATTGATGAAACTCGCGCAGAATATATTAAAGTACGTGAACGCTTAGCCAAACGCCAACCTAAAGCCGCCAAAATATCGTATGCCGAATCAATCAAAATTGGCTTTAAGGATGATTGGGACAACTATGTACCGCCTACTCCTAACCAGCAAGGCCAAGTCATACTTGACGATTATCCAATAACCAATCTACTGCCTTATATTGACTGGACGCCCTTCTTTATCTCTTGGGGACTGGCGGGTAAATATCCCAAAATTCTGCAAGATGATGTGGTTGGCGAAGCAGCGCGCGACTTATTTGGTAATGCAGAAGATATGCTCAAAAAAATGATTGATGAGAAATTAATCATTGCTAAAGGGGTGTTTAAGCTCATGCCTGCACGGCGCACCGGTGCTGATACGGTTACTGTCTATGATAACGATCCAGCACAAGGCGGTAAGCCAACGTATCAATTCGAGCATTTGCGCCAACAAAGCGACAAAGCCAGCGGCAAGCCTAACTTTAGCTTGGCAGATTTCATCTCGCCATCAGAAGCGCACACCGACTACCTTGGCGGCTTTACGGTCTCCATGGTGGGTACAGAGGCGCTCGCTGAAGAATACAAAACCAATGGTGATGACTATAATGCCATCATGACTCAAGCATTGTCTGACCGCTTAGCTGAAGCATTTGCCGAACATCTACATGAGCTTATTCGTAAAGACTATTGGGGCTATCAGCCGGAAGAAACTCTGAGCAAAGATGAAATGATCAAAGAAAAATACATCGGCATCCGCCCTGCTCCTGGTTATCCTGCCTGCCCTGAGCATACCGAAAAGGGTAAATTGTTTGAATGGCTCGGTACGGTTGATGCGATCGGTACGACCTTAACGGAAAGCTACGCGATGTGGCCTGCCTCATCCGTCAGCGGGTTTTATTACTCGCATCCTGACAGTGTGTACTTCAACGTGGGGAAAATCAGCACCGATCAGCTAGAGAGTTATGCTGAGCGTAAAGATTGGGACATGAAAACCGCTGAGAAGTGGTTGAACCCGAATATGTAG
- a CDS encoding META domain-containing protein, translating into MKNMTKVMMAATLAAGTLAAGCQTTPGVTAPVAQTLTNDALQAHNWQLVDATRTNGAKVTQLFFDPAKPLTLNFMNVNGNNRVTFMNTCNNMGAEYKIVNKNVQFNNVLSTMMACPEPQASFDTATMATVQGKYSLSKSANNVPMLTITNASQVANFKAVSK; encoded by the coding sequence ATGAAAAACATGACTAAAGTAATGATGGCTGCAACCCTTGCTGCAGGTACACTAGCGGCCGGTTGCCAAACAACTCCAGGCGTTACTGCACCAGTAGCTCAGACACTTACTAATGATGCATTACAAGCCCATAACTGGCAGTTAGTCGATGCTACACGTACTAATGGTGCTAAAGTTACTCAGCTATTCTTTGATCCAGCCAAACCGTTAACGCTCAACTTCATGAATGTTAATGGCAATAACCGTGTTACTTTTATGAACACTTGTAATAACATGGGCGCTGAGTATAAAATTGTGAATAAGAACGTTCAATTCAATAACGTTCTTAGCACTATGATGGCCTGCCCTGAGCCACAAGCTAGCTTTGATACTGCGACCATGGCAACAGTACAAGGTAAATATAGCTTAAGCAAAAGTGCTAATAATGTGCCTATGTTGACTATTACTAATGCCAGTCAAGTTGCTAATTTTAAAGCGGTATCTAAATAA
- a CDS encoding LysR family transcriptional regulator, with product MNGINRLDIKQLRVLQALLDLKNLSQVARKIGLTQQAISEQLRKLRDLFDDRLFIRQGNSMVPTPKALSMQQPISLILKQLEALLEPDVFSPQTYKGVFTISATDYATQALLPQLFNITRREAPGLKLIVRDFASDNINQLITAGELDLLITFPEFIPDNLAYVTLLEEQHLCITGCGNEFIKEPLTLAQIAAHPQLVVSPSRANLRGSHDQWFAARGLKRNIVMSVPSFSAVPDILHTTDMIAFYPARLLPSSKVKKLEVEDLPPTFMVIAAWHPRTSDSPIHSWLIKQLQEL from the coding sequence ATGAATGGTATTAATCGGCTCGATATTAAACAGCTTAGAGTGCTACAGGCGCTGCTTGATCTAAAAAACCTCTCGCAAGTCGCACGCAAAATAGGGCTAACGCAACAAGCCATTAGTGAGCAACTGCGTAAGTTGCGCGATTTATTTGATGATCGCTTATTTATTCGCCAAGGCAATAGCATGGTGCCAACGCCAAAAGCGCTATCGATGCAGCAGCCCATTAGCCTTATATTAAAGCAGCTAGAGGCACTGTTAGAGCCTGATGTGTTTTCGCCGCAGACGTATAAAGGCGTGTTTACGATTAGTGCAACCGACTACGCAACACAGGCATTGCTACCGCAGCTTTTTAATATTACGCGCCGAGAAGCACCCGGTCTAAAATTAATAGTACGCGACTTTGCCTCCGACAATATTAATCAGCTTATTACGGCAGGCGAACTGGACTTACTGATTACCTTTCCAGAGTTTATTCCTGACAACTTAGCGTATGTGACGTTGCTTGAAGAGCAGCATTTATGCATTACGGGCTGTGGCAACGAATTTATAAAAGAGCCACTAACACTGGCGCAGATTGCCGCTCATCCGCAGCTGGTGGTATCCCCTTCGCGTGCGAATCTGCGCGGCTCTCACGATCAATGGTTTGCAGCAAGAGGTCTTAAGCGAAATATTGTTATGTCGGTTCCTAGCTTTTCGGCGGTGCCCGATATCCTACATACCACCGATATGATTGCCTTCTATCCTGCGCGACTATTACCCAGTAGTAAGGTTAAAAAATTAGAAGTGGAGGACTTACCACCGACATTCATGGTCATAGCGGCATGGCATCCACGTACCAGCGACAGTCCCATTCACAGTTGGTTAATTAAGCAATTACAAGAGTTATAG